The sequence TACCACTTTTAATGTATTGGTCCGCGACAGAAATTCCATAGACAAAACCAGAACATTGATTTCGCACATCCAATGCCCCCACTGTTTTAATACCAAGATCACGTTGCACTAAAACACCCGGTCCTGGAAAATAGTAATCTGGACTAAGCGTTGCAAAAACAATAAAGTCAATATCATCCTTGTCGATACCGGCCCGCTCAATGGCCACCTTGGCGGCTTTTACACCCATAGACGTAGTAGTATCTGTTCCTTTGACCACATGTCTTCTTTCCTTAATGCCTGTCCGTTCCTGAATCCATTCATCATTGGTCTCCATCACTTTGGACAAATCATCATTCGTCACTACATTTTCGGGTACGTAAAATCCGAGTCCAGATATTTTTGAATTGTACATAGAGTATTGTTAAATAAAAATTATTGAAAAAGCCAGTGGTTATTTGATGGAAAAGTAAAAAATATATTCAAAGAACTGGGAATATATCAGAAAAATTAGTCCATGTACTTTTTAAAATCGTTCACTTCTACCTTGGCCTTAAGGTCATGAAGCAAGTTGTAAAGTCCAAAAAAAGTACGATTCATATATAAAAAATGTTTAGAACCGCGGTTACCGTTCATCTTTTTAATCTGATCATCTTTTGAGTAGCGCTCACTTAAATCTGCAATTTTGTTCCAGAATGTGTCCGCTCCAAAATCAAACTCATTTTGATGAAAGGGAGATGTAAACAGTGTAAGCATTTCCTTAAAAAGAGCCTTAAAAAATTCAAGTTCTTCATCAGAATCTGTGGGTGTTAAAATTTCCAACTCATACAGTTTTTCCATGAAGACCTCATCATTATTGATGTTATCTTCTTGAGCCAATTCAAAATAAGGAATGTAGAATTCGTCTGGAATTTCTTTGATACAACCAAAATCTATGGCGATCAGTGTTTCATTTGCACTTACCAAAAAGTTTCCTGGGTGCGGATCCGCGTGTACCTTGCGCAAACTATGTATTTGAAACATATAAAAGTCCCATAATGCTTGGCCTAGTTTATTTCCAAGATCCTGATCAAAATCGACTTTTGTAAATTCACTAAGGTGTTTTCCTTTCATCCAGTCCATGGTAAGGATACGTTCACTGGATAGGTTCTGGTAATAGTTGGGAAACTCCATATTGGAAATAGCTGAACATGCTTGGGTAATCTCTTCACTCTGTTTAAGCTCCAAAATGTAATTGGTCTCTTCTACCAGTTTATTTTCTACCTCTTTAAAGTATTTTTCAGAATCTTTGCCCTTCAGGTTAAACATTCTTATAGCAATAGGCTTTACTATAGCTAAATCACTACTAATACTCTCTGCTACACCTGGATATTGAATTTTAACCGCCAGTTCCTTTCCATCTTTTTTGGCCTTGTGCACTTGCCCAATACTGGCCGCGTTAACGGAATCTTTCTCAAAGGTGTCAAAAATATCCTCAGGGTATTTATTCAAGTATTTTTTAAAAGTCTTTCTAACCAAAGGTGCTGAAAGTGGTGGTACGGAAAATTGGGAAAGTGAAAATTTGTCCACATAGGCTCTAGGAAGAAGGTTTTTCTCCATACTAAGCATTTGAGCCACCTTGAGTGCACTTCCTTTAAGGCTTTTTAAGCCATCATAAATATCTTCTGCATTATCTTGGTCAAGTTCTTCTTTTGCAGTCTCAGAATTGACCAGTTTTTTTCCATAGTACTTTACATAGTTCCCTCCTATTTTCACGCCGGTCTTTACAAGTTTTCCTGCTCTTTCAATCTTTCCTGTGGGAATACTGTCCAATGTCTTCATACACTATTAAGCAAAGTTTTCTTTATAAAGGAATTTTC is a genomic window of Flagellimonas sp. CMM7 containing:
- a CDS encoding AarF/ABC1/UbiB kinase family protein, with the translated sequence MKTLDSIPTGKIERAGKLVKTGVKIGGNYVKYYGKKLVNSETAKEELDQDNAEDIYDGLKSLKGSALKVAQMLSMEKNLLPRAYVDKFSLSQFSVPPLSAPLVRKTFKKYLNKYPEDIFDTFEKDSVNAASIGQVHKAKKDGKELAVKIQYPGVAESISSDLAIVKPIAIRMFNLKGKDSEKYFKEVENKLVEETNYILELKQSEEITQACSAISNMEFPNYYQNLSSERILTMDWMKGKHLSEFTKVDFDQDLGNKLGQALWDFYMFQIHSLRKVHADPHPGNFLVSANETLIAIDFGCIKEIPDEFYIPYFELAQEDNINNDEVFMEKLYELEILTPTDSDEELEFFKALFKEMLTLFTSPFHQNEFDFGADTFWNKIADLSERYSKDDQIKKMNGNRGSKHFLYMNRTFFGLYNLLHDLKAKVEVNDFKKYMD